In Amycolatopsis coloradensis, one genomic interval encodes:
- a CDS encoding NADP-dependent oxidoreductase, producing the protein MKAAAFTEAGGPEVLRVLELEEPHAGAGEVRVRVKAAGVQPYDAAVRAGWEPAGLELRWPRVPGNEFAGAVDEVGSGVTGLVSGAEVLGFTAVRAYAEYIVVPAENVTPKPAEMPWEVAGGFTAGTQTAYLALDALRVARGETLLIHGAAGAVGTAAVQLAGLRGAKVIGTASEANQDYVRSLGAEPVVYGDGLADRVRALAPSGIDAALDGAGGEAFDLSLELVGNPDRVLTLVEHGRAPEAGARVVTGTRSAERLGMLASSYVKGELRFLVRRTYPFTEAAAAHREIETGHGRGKVVLTFP; encoded by the coding sequence ATGAAAGCGGCCGCGTTCACGGAAGCCGGTGGCCCGGAAGTGCTCCGGGTGCTGGAGCTGGAGGAGCCGCACGCCGGGGCGGGGGAAGTCCGGGTGCGGGTGAAGGCGGCGGGGGTGCAGCCGTACGACGCGGCCGTGCGGGCGGGATGGGAACCCGCGGGGCTCGAGCTGCGTTGGCCGCGTGTCCCGGGGAACGAGTTCGCCGGGGCCGTCGACGAGGTCGGTTCCGGGGTTACCGGCCTCGTCTCGGGGGCCGAGGTGCTCGGCTTCACCGCCGTGCGGGCATACGCCGAGTACATCGTGGTGCCCGCGGAGAACGTCACGCCGAAGCCGGCGGAGATGCCGTGGGAGGTCGCGGGCGGGTTCACGGCGGGGACCCAGACGGCGTATCTGGCACTGGACGCCCTCCGGGTCGCCCGCGGCGAGACACTGCTGATCCACGGAGCGGCGGGCGCGGTGGGCACGGCCGCCGTCCAGCTCGCCGGGCTGCGCGGGGCGAAGGTGATCGGGACGGCGAGCGAGGCGAACCAGGACTACGTCCGTTCGCTCGGCGCCGAACCGGTGGTTTACGGCGACGGCCTCGCGGACCGGGTGCGCGCCCTCGCGCCGTCCGGCATCGACGCGGCGCTGGACGGCGCGGGCGGGGAAGCCTTCGACCTTTCTCTGGAACTGGTCGGGAATCCGGACCGCGTGCTCACCCTGGTCGAGCACGGGCGCGCGCCCGAGGCCGGGGCGCGAGTGGTCACCGGGACGCGGTCGGCCGAGCGGCTGGGGATGCTGGCGTCGTCGTACGTCAAGGGGGAGTTGCGATTCCTCGTCCGGCGGACGTATCCGTTCACCGAAGCCGCGGCGGCGCACCGGGAGATCGAGACCGGGCACGGGCGGGGCAAGGTCGTGCTGACCTTCCCGTAG
- a CDS encoding GNAT family N-acetyltransferase, with the protein MTSYRISRASASDAGRLTALMHESAAYQGEYASILENYQVTEDYLATHPAFVAHAQRDVVGFYSLIEYPAELDLLFVADSAQGTGIGAWLIEHMLGQAADLGMTELRVVSHPPAAGFYERMGARRVGVVPPSPPKITWERPELVFDVKHPPHD; encoded by the coding sequence GTGACGAGCTACCGCATCTCCAGGGCAAGCGCTTCCGACGCCGGCAGGCTGACGGCGCTGATGCACGAATCGGCCGCCTACCAAGGGGAGTACGCGTCGATCCTCGAGAACTACCAGGTCACGGAGGACTACCTCGCCACCCATCCCGCGTTCGTCGCCCACGCGCAGCGGGATGTGGTGGGCTTCTACAGCCTGATCGAGTACCCGGCCGAGCTGGACCTGCTGTTCGTCGCCGATTCGGCTCAGGGCACGGGCATCGGCGCGTGGCTGATCGAGCACATGCTCGGGCAGGCCGCGGACCTCGGCATGACCGAGCTCCGCGTCGTCTCCCATCCGCCGGCGGCCGGGTTCTACGAGCGGATGGGCGCCCGCCGCGTCGGCGTCGTACCGCCCAGCCCGCCGAAGATCACCTGGGAGCGCCCGGAACTGGTCTTCGACGTCAAGCATCCACCGCACGACTGA
- a CDS encoding helix-turn-helix transcriptional regulator, whose product MAETSARLLRLLSLLQARRTWTGPELADRLDVTTRTIRNDIERLRGLGYPVDATPGVSGGYSLGAGAAMPPLLLDDEEAVAVAMGLRTAAGGTIAGIEETSVRVLAKLEQVLPSRLRHRVAALNSATLAVQGGGPTVDAEVLAAIAAACRDRETLRFDYVGHSGSETRRQIEPHRVVHMSRRWYLVGWDVDKQDWRTFRADRVRPRMPNGRRFEEREPPEGGVVAYLQRGVGAALWRHHATIRLHAPAAEAAAKVPPAVVVEAVDERTCLLKAGADTLEYLALYLGLLDTDFEVVDSPEFAGHLRKLIGRFSRAVDA is encoded by the coding sequence ATGGCGGAAACTTCGGCGAGACTGCTGCGACTTCTGTCGTTGCTGCAGGCCAGGCGTACTTGGACGGGGCCGGAATTGGCGGACCGGCTCGACGTCACCACCAGGACCATCCGGAACGACATCGAGCGGCTTCGCGGCCTGGGATATCCGGTCGACGCCACTCCCGGCGTCTCCGGTGGCTACAGCCTGGGCGCCGGCGCGGCGATGCCCCCACTGCTGCTCGACGACGAAGAGGCCGTCGCGGTGGCGATGGGCCTGCGCACTGCCGCGGGCGGCACGATCGCTGGGATCGAGGAGACGTCGGTGCGCGTGCTGGCGAAACTGGAGCAGGTGCTGCCGTCGCGGCTACGGCACCGAGTCGCGGCGCTGAATTCCGCGACGCTCGCGGTGCAGGGCGGGGGGCCCACGGTCGACGCCGAGGTGCTCGCGGCCATCGCCGCCGCCTGTCGTGACCGCGAGACCCTGCGCTTCGACTACGTGGGGCACAGCGGATCCGAGACACGAAGGCAGATCGAGCCGCACCGCGTCGTGCACATGAGCCGCCGGTGGTACCTCGTCGGCTGGGACGTCGACAAGCAGGACTGGCGCACGTTCCGCGCCGATCGGGTGCGGCCGCGGATGCCCAACGGCCGACGGTTCGAGGAACGCGAACCACCCGAAGGCGGCGTGGTCGCCTACCTCCAACGTGGCGTCGGCGCCGCGTTGTGGCGGCACCACGCGACGATCCGGCTGCACGCCCCGGCCGCCGAGGCCGCGGCGAAGGTGCCGCCCGCCGTCGTCGTCGAAGCCGTCGACGAGCGGACCTGCCTGCTCAAAGCCGGCGCGGACACGCTGGAGTACCTGGCGCTCTACCTGGGCCTGCTCGACACCGACTTCGAGGTCGTCGACTCCCCGGAATTCGCCGGGCACCTGCGCAAACTGATCGGCCGGTTCAGTCGTGCGGTGGATGCTTGA
- a CDS encoding epoxide hydrolase family protein, translating into MTEIKPFRIAIDQAELDDLKDRLHRTRWPREVTGDWSRGVPVAYLKGLAEYWADGFDWRAQEAELNEIPQFTTEIDGQTIHFLHIRSTAPDALPVLLTHGWPSSPFEFRRVVEELTDEFHLVIPSLPGYGFSNPVSGPGWGNLFRVAQAWTTLMDRLGYERFGVHGTDAGAGVAGILSMIAAHRVVGVHLTGTSAGMPFGPAVDLDGLDDKDRERGERFNRFQSDGLGYLHLQATRPQTLAYSLNDSPTGQLAWIVEKFAEWTDPAKELPDEAVDRDHLLTAVSLYWFTGAGASSAHAVYEGMEVYRQMSQGGWGEAPAGPPRGIAVFAGDTTIRSLQDGPVEHWSEYDAGGHFPAMEVPGLFAEDLRSFLRKCV; encoded by the coding sequence ATGACCGAAATCAAGCCCTTCCGCATCGCCATCGACCAGGCCGAACTCGACGACCTCAAGGACCGCCTGCACCGCACCCGCTGGCCCCGCGAGGTCACCGGCGACTGGAGCCGAGGCGTCCCGGTCGCCTACCTCAAGGGATTGGCCGAGTACTGGGCCGACGGCTTCGACTGGCGCGCCCAGGAAGCCGAGCTGAACGAGATCCCGCAGTTCACCACCGAGATCGACGGCCAGACCATCCACTTCCTGCACATCCGCTCGACCGCCCCGGACGCGCTGCCGGTGCTCCTCACGCACGGCTGGCCCAGCTCGCCGTTCGAATTCCGGCGGGTCGTCGAGGAGCTCACCGACGAGTTCCACCTGGTCATCCCGTCCCTGCCCGGTTACGGGTTCTCGAACCCGGTGAGCGGCCCCGGCTGGGGCAACCTGTTCCGCGTCGCCCAGGCATGGACCACGCTGATGGACCGCCTCGGCTACGAGCGCTTCGGGGTCCACGGCACCGACGCCGGCGCCGGGGTCGCGGGCATCCTGTCGATGATCGCGGCGCACCGCGTGGTCGGCGTGCACCTCACCGGGACCAGCGCGGGGATGCCCTTCGGACCCGCGGTCGACCTGGACGGCCTCGACGACAAGGACCGCGAGCGCGGTGAACGCTTCAACCGGTTCCAGTCCGACGGCCTCGGCTACCTGCACTTGCAGGCCACCCGGCCGCAGACGCTGGCCTATTCGCTGAACGACTCCCCCACCGGCCAGCTCGCCTGGATCGTGGAGAAGTTCGCCGAATGGACCGATCCGGCCAAGGAACTGCCGGACGAAGCCGTTGATCGCGACCACCTGCTGACCGCGGTCAGCCTGTACTGGTTCACCGGCGCGGGCGCCTCCTCCGCGCACGCCGTGTACGAAGGCATGGAGGTCTACCGGCAGATGTCGCAAGGCGGCTGGGGCGAGGCGCCCGCCGGTCCGCCGCGTGGGATCGCCGTCTTCGCCGGGGACACCACGATCCGGAGCCTGCAGGACGGCCCGGTGGAACACTGGTCCGAGTACGACGCCGGCGGCCACTTCCCGGCGATGGAGGTCCCCGGTCTGTTCGCCGAAGACCTCCGTTCCTTCCTGCGAAAGTGCGTCTGA
- a CDS encoding winged helix DNA-binding domain-containing protein: MDQLSPRALNRATLARQLLLDRDDLPAVTAIERLAGLQAQAPDSSYVGLWSRLRDFQVDELAKPLAAREVVRSTLMRGTVHLVTAADGLALWPTVRSVVERGFLGHYSREIAGLDLAAIAEAGRALLAERPRTRAEIRTALAPRWPDADPQTLAYAVNSLLPLAHVTPRGLWGQTGPAAFALLEEWVGEPVTSGISLDDLVVRYLKAFGPATVRDAQVWSGLTRLKEVFERLRPRLITFRDTEGKELFDLPDAPRPDPETPAPPRFLPEYDNVLLSHADRARVIPDGRRVPLPPGNGGRRGTLLVDGEFLAIWAIKGAILTIESRKPLRDQDSIAEEGARLLEFVAPGSAHDVRFGIGG, from the coding sequence ATGGACCAGCTGAGCCCACGGGCCCTCAACCGCGCGACACTGGCCAGGCAGCTCCTGCTCGATCGCGACGATCTGCCCGCCGTGACCGCGATCGAGCGGCTGGCCGGCCTCCAGGCGCAGGCCCCCGACTCGTCCTATGTCGGGCTGTGGTCACGACTGCGGGATTTCCAGGTGGACGAGCTGGCGAAACCGCTGGCCGCCCGCGAGGTCGTCCGGTCGACGCTGATGCGCGGCACGGTCCACCTGGTCACGGCCGCCGACGGCCTCGCCCTGTGGCCGACCGTCAGATCAGTGGTCGAGCGCGGTTTCCTCGGCCACTACTCGCGGGAGATCGCCGGGCTCGACCTCGCCGCGATCGCCGAAGCCGGACGGGCACTGCTGGCCGAACGGCCCCGCACACGCGCCGAAATCCGGACCGCACTGGCGCCTCGATGGCCGGACGCCGACCCGCAGACTCTCGCGTATGCGGTCAACAGCCTGCTCCCGCTCGCGCACGTGACCCCGCGTGGCCTGTGGGGCCAGACCGGCCCGGCCGCGTTCGCCTTGCTCGAAGAGTGGGTCGGTGAGCCGGTCACGTCCGGGATCTCCCTCGACGACCTGGTAGTGCGTTACCTGAAGGCGTTCGGCCCGGCGACCGTCCGCGACGCGCAGGTGTGGTCGGGGCTCACCAGGCTCAAGGAGGTCTTCGAGCGACTCCGGCCACGGCTGATCACCTTCCGCGACACCGAGGGAAAGGAACTGTTCGACCTTCCCGACGCACCGCGGCCGGACCCGGAAACCCCGGCGCCGCCGCGGTTCCTGCCCGAGTACGACAACGTCCTGCTCTCCCACGCCGACCGCGCGCGGGTGATCCCCGACGGCCGCCGCGTGCCGTTGCCTCCTGGTAACGGCGGCCGCCGGGGCACTCTGCTCGTCGACGGTGAATTCCTGGCCATTTGGGCGATCAAAGGGGCGATCCTGACGATCGAATCGCGGAAGCCGTTGCGAGATCAGGATTCGATCGCCGAAGAGGGCGCACGGCTCCTGGAATTCGTAGCGCCGGGCTCGGCACACGACGTCCGTTTCGGCATCGGCGGATAA
- a CDS encoding FHA domain-containing protein — translation MKRLTTTHESLALGVPPSAPGAVFALTLAGGVSVDPGEGGEITFGRNRPQVDVCVGENDLQVSRRHGLLNFTDGQWWVRNTGQLPIRLPNSRWLSRGEEPIPLSDGYTPLFVRGSGRREHLLELYVAGPEGGQPVTRHDDVTVPPRRWRLSAEERLVLVVFGQRYLLHDLNPQPLSRQQTAEVLAELRPGETWTARRVEHVVIDVRARLSAGGVFGLRREEVGEPVGNALNDNLLRELVLSTTLVPPDLALLEALD, via the coding sequence ATGAAGCGGCTCACGACGACGCACGAGAGCCTGGCGCTCGGCGTGCCGCCGTCGGCTCCCGGCGCGGTGTTCGCGCTCACGCTCGCGGGCGGCGTGTCCGTCGACCCCGGCGAAGGCGGCGAGATCACTTTCGGACGCAATCGGCCCCAGGTCGACGTCTGTGTGGGGGAGAACGACCTGCAGGTCAGCCGCAGGCACGGGCTGCTGAACTTCACCGACGGGCAATGGTGGGTCAGGAACACCGGCCAGCTGCCCATCCGCTTGCCGAATTCCCGCTGGCTGTCCCGCGGCGAGGAGCCGATCCCCCTGTCGGACGGCTATACGCCGCTGTTCGTCCGCGGTTCGGGCAGGCGGGAGCACCTGCTCGAGTTGTACGTCGCGGGGCCCGAGGGAGGGCAGCCTGTCACCCGGCACGACGACGTCACCGTCCCGCCCCGCCGCTGGCGCCTCAGCGCGGAAGAACGCCTGGTCCTGGTCGTCTTCGGGCAACGGTATCTGCTGCACGACCTCAATCCGCAGCCGTTGTCCCGTCAGCAGACGGCCGAGGTGCTCGCCGAACTCCGGCCCGGTGAGACGTGGACCGCGCGCCGCGTCGAGCACGTCGTCATCGACGTCCGGGCGCGGCTGTCCGCCGGCGGCGTTTTCGGGCTGCGACGAGAAGAAGTCGGCGAGCCGGTCGGCAACGCGTTGAACGACAACCTGTTGCGAGAGCTCGTGCTGTCCACGACCCTCGTCCCGCCGGATCTCGCCCTGCTCGAGGCGCTCGACTGA
- a CDS encoding PH domain-containing protein yields MIDFSKDTVFKLTPCKPKDIAPTVQPIIIPGEEIISSFKAVRDFVVFTNKRLIAVNVQGMTGKKKDFTSLPYNRIQAFSIETAGTFDLDAELDLWFSGLGNVRLEFRGSDIRAIGQLIATHTL; encoded by the coding sequence ATGATTGACTTCTCCAAGGACACCGTCTTCAAACTCACGCCGTGCAAGCCGAAGGACATCGCGCCGACGGTACAGCCGATCATCATCCCCGGCGAGGAGATCATCTCGTCGTTCAAGGCGGTGCGCGACTTCGTGGTGTTCACGAACAAGCGGCTGATCGCGGTGAACGTCCAGGGCATGACGGGCAAGAAGAAGGACTTCACTTCGCTGCCGTACAACAGGATCCAGGCCTTCTCGATCGAAACCGCGGGCACCTTCGACCTCGATGCCGAGCTGGACCTTTGGTTCAGCGGGCTGGGGAACGTGCGGCTGGAGTTCCGGGGTTCGGACATCCGCGCCATCGGCCAACTGATCGCCACCCACACGCTCTAA
- a CDS encoding NUDIX domain-containing protein, with product MARVDYYNDPNAPKANSIAVAVSAFIQDDEGRILMIRRTDNDLYSIPGGQLELGETLSQAAVREVREETGIECEVTGVVGLYSNPNHVIAYDDGEVRQEFSICFRAQRQGGYLHTSEESREVLWVEEESLDNLNIHNSIRLRLVHALELRDSPFFS from the coding sequence ATGGCACGCGTCGACTACTACAACGACCCGAACGCCCCCAAGGCCAACAGCATCGCGGTCGCGGTGTCCGCGTTCATTCAGGACGACGAAGGCCGCATCCTGATGATCAGGCGCACCGACAACGACCTGTACTCGATCCCAGGTGGACAGCTCGAACTCGGCGAGACGCTGTCGCAGGCCGCCGTGCGGGAGGTTCGCGAGGAGACCGGCATTGAGTGCGAGGTGACGGGGGTTGTCGGGTTGTACTCGAACCCCAATCACGTCATCGCGTATGACGATGGTGAGGTGCGGCAGGAGTTCTCAATCTGCTTCCGTGCGCAAAGGCAGGGTGGCTATCTGCATACCAGTGAAGAAAGCAGAGAGGTCCTTTGGGTAGAAGAAGAAAGTCTCGACAATCTGAATATTCACAATTCTATTCGATTGCGTCTAGTGCATGCACTAGAATTGCGGGACTCGCCTTTCTTTAGCTAG
- a CDS encoding DUF5919 domain-containing protein: MPNERLRDALLRNGLTPKQVADATGVDQKTVERWITKGRTPYPKHRHKIAAMARESETYLWPDSVAPERKAETAAAEVVRVFPHRNAIPVELWDRLIKEASDTVEVLVHAALFLVERPRFIKDLTAKAQAGAKIRLIFGDPEGESVALRGDEEQLGDGTLAARIRNALAFYRPLIGVDGVEMRFHNTTLYNSIFRFDDEMIINTHVYGFQGAHAPSLHLRRLSAGDLFETYSESFEAVWNLAKPATF, encoded by the coding sequence ATGCCGAACGAACGCCTGCGGGACGCCCTGCTGCGCAACGGCCTCACTCCGAAGCAGGTCGCCGACGCAACCGGGGTCGACCAGAAGACCGTGGAACGGTGGATCACCAAGGGGCGGACGCCATACCCGAAGCACCGGCACAAGATCGCCGCGATGGCGCGCGAGTCCGAGACCTACCTCTGGCCGGACTCGGTGGCCCCGGAGCGCAAGGCAGAGACGGCCGCCGCCGAGGTCGTGCGCGTGTTCCCGCACCGCAACGCCATCCCCGTCGAGCTGTGGGACCGGCTGATCAAGGAAGCGTCGGACACCGTCGAGGTGCTGGTCCACGCTGCGCTGTTCCTGGTGGAGCGCCCGCGGTTCATCAAGGACCTGACAGCAAAAGCCCAGGCCGGGGCCAAGATTCGGCTGATTTTCGGAGATCCCGAAGGGGAGAGCGTCGCTCTGCGCGGCGACGAGGAGCAGCTAGGCGACGGGACGCTTGCGGCGCGCATCCGCAACGCGCTGGCGTTCTACCGGCCGCTGATCGGGGTAGACGGGGTGGAGATGCGCTTCCACAACACGACCCTCTACAACTCGATCTTCCGCTTCGACGACGAAATGATCATCAACACGCACGTCTACGGCTTCCAGGGAGCCCACGCCCCATCTCTGCACCTCCGCCGGCTATCCGCCGGGGACCTCTTCGAGACCTACTCGGAGAGCTTCGAAGCCGTCTGGAATCTCGCCAAGCCCGCCACCTTTTAG
- a CDS encoding AMED_5909 family protein, which yields MTTPGRNEPQTLKDAHLVASARRPKPGSNLTTWLKFHQANARMYREVSDVDRAHHHELRYWVGYEERKAEEVAAQIQKNKSEAS from the coding sequence ATGACGACGCCCGGCCGGAATGAGCCGCAGACGCTGAAGGACGCGCACCTCGTCGCCTCCGCTCGTCGCCCCAAACCCGGGTCGAATCTGACCACGTGGCTGAAGTTCCATCAAGCGAATGCGCGCATGTACCGCGAAGTGTCCGATGTGGATCGCGCGCACCACCACGAACTCCGTTACTGGGTGGGCTACGAGGAGCGCAAGGCGGAGGAGGTGGCTGCGCAGATCCAGAAGAACAAGTCGGAAGCTAGCTGA
- a CDS encoding FtsK/SpoIIIE domain-containing protein yields the protein MNANGIGFLLVGGGVLGVVVWLLHKLGRALATIAEVLAAAAVVFIALWSAVKLLGWLGKQVFTHWRTSLGVLAVVAWWQWLGWPSLAITVGSVAVVLVVWRLLDVVSFDRCCGRFLRAWWLRWFTYVRKLPGWLHACGLSISDGTVPVEVTVNLVGRRRKAVSRTAGGTAVQVPKVLGVKSGPSWDEVRVRLVPGQKPEDFDDAARALAVARKVTRCQVRELEPNVVSLDFQRRDLLTASVDCAELPELAAVDGVDLRRVFAGRTEYGKDWRLPLTGPGAHMLVAGATGAGKNSVMWCPLVSAASAIRAGTVRVSGIDPKGMELAYGRGIFARYGVAGKEAIEVLDDLLGGLESRKREFAGRTREVPISTDYPLEVLEFDEIGALTKYTDRKTREAIVERVAILTTQGRALGYTVRGYVQEPTKDTVPVRELFPRRVCLRVTSKTHVGMVLGDGAYERGAWANRIEESAAGVGYIWGEGIREPLRVRAGWVPDETVKALETYVTNGGAHVVDLATRRGPEGVAA from the coding sequence ATGAACGCGAACGGGATCGGTTTCCTTCTCGTCGGCGGCGGGGTGCTGGGTGTGGTGGTGTGGCTGCTGCACAAGCTCGGCCGCGCGCTCGCCACGATCGCGGAAGTCCTGGCTGCGGCTGCGGTGGTCTTCATCGCCCTGTGGTCGGCGGTGAAGTTGTTGGGGTGGCTGGGAAAACAGGTCTTCACGCACTGGCGAACCAGCCTCGGTGTCCTTGCGGTGGTGGCTTGGTGGCAGTGGCTCGGCTGGCCGTCACTCGCGATCACGGTGGGGTCGGTCGCGGTGGTCCTGGTGGTGTGGCGGCTGCTCGACGTGGTGTCGTTCGACCGGTGCTGTGGCCGGTTCCTGCGGGCGTGGTGGCTGCGCTGGTTCACCTACGTCCGGAAGCTGCCGGGCTGGCTACACGCCTGCGGCCTGTCGATCTCTGACGGCACCGTGCCGGTGGAAGTGACGGTGAATCTGGTTGGCCGTCGCCGGAAGGCGGTCTCTCGTACTGCGGGTGGCACGGCGGTGCAGGTGCCGAAGGTGCTGGGGGTGAAGTCGGGTCCGTCGTGGGATGAGGTTCGTGTCCGGCTCGTGCCTGGTCAGAAGCCGGAGGACTTCGACGACGCCGCCCGCGCGTTGGCTGTGGCTCGCAAGGTCACGCGGTGCCAGGTTCGGGAGCTGGAACCCAACGTCGTCTCGCTCGACTTTCAGCGCCGTGACCTCCTCACAGCCTCGGTGGATTGTGCTGAGCTGCCGGAGCTGGCGGCCGTCGACGGCGTGGATCTGCGGCGGGTGTTCGCCGGACGCACTGAGTACGGGAAGGACTGGCGGCTGCCTCTGACCGGTCCGGGCGCGCACATGCTCGTCGCCGGTGCCACTGGCGCTGGGAAGAACTCGGTGATGTGGTGCCCGCTGGTGTCGGCGGCCTCGGCGATCCGGGCTGGAACGGTGCGAGTCTCGGGGATCGACCCGAAGGGGATGGAACTGGCCTACGGGCGTGGGATCTTCGCTCGCTATGGCGTCGCCGGTAAGGAAGCGATCGAGGTCTTGGACGACCTGCTCGGCGGTCTTGAGTCTCGCAAGCGCGAGTTCGCCGGACGCACCCGTGAGGTGCCGATCTCCACCGACTACCCGTTGGAGGTCCTGGAGTTCGACGAGATCGGCGCACTCACCAAGTACACCGACCGCAAGACCCGCGAAGCGATCGTCGAGCGGGTGGCGATCCTGACGACTCAAGGTCGGGCGCTGGGCTACACGGTGCGCGGGTATGTGCAGGAGCCGACGAAGGACACGGTTCCGGTTCGGGAGCTGTTCCCCCGGCGGGTGTGCCTGCGGGTCACGTCGAAGACGCACGTCGGGATGGTTCTCGGTGACGGTGCCTATGAGCGTGGGGCGTGGGCTAACCGGATCGAGGAGTCGGCTGCGGGCGTCGGCTACATCTGGGGCGAAGGCATCCGCGAACCGCTGCGGGTCCGGGCGGGCTGGGTGCCGGACGAGACGGTCAAGGCGCTGGAGACCTACGTGACCAATGGCGGCGCTCATGTCGTCGACCTGGCTACCCGTCGCGGCCCTGAGGGGGTGGCGGCGTGA
- a CDS encoding replication initiator gives MSTKEAAVTPPANSRAARMREPLASDVVKATAEKHGVCVRPFTMEVGDTDTGELRYVPVPCGSTIESVCLPCARKAKALRQVQCREGWHMAEEPDFTAEPPSEVQTELLAFRADLVAAYRQETDQADAEELREEIQGVDEELRQLGMRGRLPSIDLPTKRAVKRSTKRRQDAPNLPRRNVAKTTVGREYAGRFRPSMFVTLTCDTYGPVRSDGAPVDPSTYDYRRAARDAVHFSALVDRWWQNLRRVVGWDAQYFATVEPQRRAAPHLHAAIRGSVPHDVIRQVTEATYHQVWWPAHDEVVYVDRMPLWDGDARVFVDPDTREPLTDWDDAVEAVENPAHVVTFGRQVHSKGILGGTEEAGRHIGYLTKYLTKSTGEVVEADTARQKDHHDRLHAELSVTPCSPRCAVWLLYGINPKGANGKTTPGHCKGRAHRRTTLGLPGRRVLVSRKWSGKTLVDHKADRKAFVIEALAAVGIEKPAPDPARLVWRKVDAGDANVPPRDHLVMHAISERITWKAEYDKALLAAQSPPDLSATPLAA, from the coding sequence ATGAGCACGAAGGAAGCCGCGGTGACCCCGCCGGCCAACTCTCGGGCCGCTCGGATGCGGGAACCCCTGGCATCGGACGTGGTGAAAGCGACCGCAGAGAAGCACGGGGTCTGTGTCCGGCCGTTCACGATGGAGGTCGGCGACACCGACACCGGAGAACTCCGCTACGTACCCGTCCCGTGCGGCTCGACCATCGAATCGGTGTGCCTGCCCTGCGCTCGCAAGGCCAAGGCGCTCAGGCAGGTTCAGTGCCGTGAGGGCTGGCACATGGCCGAAGAACCTGACTTCACCGCAGAGCCACCGAGTGAGGTTCAGACGGAGCTTCTGGCATTTCGGGCTGACCTCGTCGCCGCTTACCGGCAAGAGACGGACCAGGCCGACGCCGAGGAGCTGCGGGAGGAGATCCAGGGCGTCGACGAGGAACTTCGGCAACTCGGGATGCGGGGCCGTCTTCCCTCGATCGACCTGCCCACGAAACGGGCGGTGAAGCGGTCGACGAAGCGGCGGCAGGACGCACCGAACCTGCCACGACGCAATGTCGCCAAGACCACGGTTGGGCGGGAGTACGCGGGACGGTTTCGTCCGTCGATGTTCGTCACGCTCACCTGCGACACCTACGGCCCCGTTCGGTCGGATGGTGCCCCGGTCGATCCGTCGACTTATGACTACCGGCGGGCAGCTCGGGACGCGGTGCACTTCTCCGCACTGGTGGACCGCTGGTGGCAGAACCTGCGGCGGGTCGTGGGCTGGGACGCGCAGTACTTCGCCACCGTCGAACCCCAACGACGCGCCGCCCCACACCTGCACGCGGCGATTCGAGGATCGGTGCCGCACGACGTTATACGCCAAGTCACCGAGGCGACCTATCACCAGGTCTGGTGGCCTGCGCACGACGAAGTGGTCTACGTCGACCGGATGCCGCTCTGGGACGGCGACGCCAGGGTGTTCGTCGACCCCGACACCCGAGAGCCGCTGACCGATTGGGACGACGCGGTGGAAGCCGTGGAGAACCCGGCGCATGTGGTGACCTTCGGCCGTCAGGTGCACTCGAAAGGCATCCTCGGCGGGACGGAAGAGGCCGGGCGGCACATCGGCTATCTGACCAAGTACCTCACCAAGTCCACCGGTGAGGTCGTGGAAGCCGACACCGCGCGGCAGAAGGACCACCACGACCGGCTGCACGCGGAACTGTCCGTGACGCCCTGCTCGCCTCGCTGCGCGGTGTGGCTGCTCTACGGCATCAACCCCAAGGGCGCCAACGGAAAGACCACGCCAGGGCACTGCAAAGGACGGGCGCATCGGCGGACCACGCTCGGCCTGCCCGGTCGTCGAGTGCTGGTGTCGCGCAAGTGGTCCGGGAAGACGCTCGTCGACCACAAGGCGGACCGGAAAGCGTTCGTGATCGAAGCGCTGGCGGCCGTCGGCATCGAGAAACCGGCACCGGACCCGGCCCGGCTGGTGTGGCGCAAGGTCGACGCCGGCGACGCGAATGTGCCACCTCGGGACCACCTGGTCATGCACGCCATCTCGGAACGCATCACCTGGAAAGCCGAGTACGACAAGGCACTACTAGCCGCGCAGAGTCCACCGGATCTTTCGGCAACTCCGCTCGCGGCTTAA
- a CDS encoding helix-turn-helix domain-containing protein, whose translation MDSIDPLWSVEEVSDYLRVPVKTLYQWKWLGEGPPVRKIGRHLRYDPTKVRAWVAEEAA comes from the coding sequence ATGGACAGCATCGATCCACTCTGGTCGGTCGAGGAAGTCTCGGACTACCTCCGCGTGCCAGTGAAGACGCTCTACCAGTGGAAATGGCTCGGCGAGGGGCCGCCGGTACGGAAGATCGGCCGTCACCTCCGCTATGACCCGACGAAGGTTCGGGCCTGGGTTGCTGAGGAGGCCGCCTGA